In Ancalomicrobiaceae bacterium S20, the following proteins share a genomic window:
- a CDS encoding MoxR family ATPase: MLDSQPPDRQTIADRLAGVGYVADGALATALQLMDLLQRPLLIEGEAGVGKTEVAKALAAVHDTRLIRLQCHEGLDRADALYEWNYQRQLLAIKTREGLDADETEAHVFSERYLLERPLLAAIRQPVAPVLLIDEVDRADEEFEAFMLEVLSDFQVSIPELGTITATAIPRVVLTSNGTRELSDALRRRCLYHALDFPDVEREARILLARLPGIDTTLALQIARLIERIRKEELTKTPGVAETLDWAAALVGLGVTRLDEARETVFETLACVLKTREDRARIGREVVDRLIGKVA, from the coding sequence ATGCTCGATAGCCAGCCCCCCGATCGCCAAACCATTGCGGATCGCCTCGCCGGCGTCGGCTATGTCGCCGACGGCGCGCTCGCGACCGCGCTGCAGCTCATGGATCTGCTGCAGCGACCGTTGCTCATCGAAGGCGAGGCGGGCGTCGGCAAGACCGAGGTCGCCAAGGCGCTCGCCGCCGTTCACGACACGCGGCTGATCCGGCTGCAATGCCACGAGGGTCTGGACCGGGCGGACGCGCTCTACGAATGGAACTATCAGCGCCAGCTCCTGGCCATCAAAACGCGCGAGGGCCTCGACGCCGACGAGACCGAGGCGCATGTCTTCTCCGAGCGCTACCTGCTCGAGCGACCGCTGCTCGCGGCGATCCGCCAGCCGGTCGCGCCGGTGCTGCTGATCGACGAGGTCGATCGTGCCGACGAGGAGTTCGAGGCGTTCATGCTCGAAGTCCTGTCGGATTTCCAGGTCTCGATCCCCGAACTCGGCACCATCACGGCGACCGCGATCCCGCGCGTGGTGCTGACCTCCAACGGCACGCGCGAGCTTTCCGACGCGCTGCGGCGGCGCTGCCTCTATCACGCGCTCGACTTCCCCGATGTCGAGCGCGAGGCGCGCATCCTGCTCGCCCGGCTGCCCGGCATCGATACGACGCTGGCGCTGCAGATCGCGCGGCTGATCGAGCGCATCCGCAAGGAGGAACTCACCAAGACGCCCGGCGTCGCCGAGACGCTCGACTGGGCGGCGGCGCTCGTCGGGCTCGGTGTGACGCGGCTCGACGAGGCGCGCGAAACCGTGTTCGAGACGCTCGCCTGCGTGCTCAAGACCCGCGAGGATCGCGCCCGTATCGGCCGCGAGGTCGTCGACCGCCTGATCGGAAAGGTGGCGTGA
- a CDS encoding VWA domain-containing protein, producing the protein MAATPAAQRLETWDDIGRAIRRRVAGFVATLRDNGFRVGLAEARDAARLLAHPTVTRPSDAKPALRALFCGRRSDWDAFDALFDAFWAGRGVKTRVAVSGSSAMVSQRTIKSMQDARAGAGMAGPAMDVERGAEGPETEADPSGRREGASLFEALARTDFRHIADPEALAEAHALAARLARRMRARLTRRDKAARHGARLDLRRTIRASVATGGTPIALVRRRPRSRPLRLVVLVDASGSMSLYTGVLLRFVHGVLDHFREAEAFLFHTRLVHVSDALKEKDAGRALDRLGLMAEGVGGGTRIGDSLATFNRHHAARVIHSRTCVMILSDGYDTGEPERLGAEMAALGRRCRRIVWLNPLLGWEGYEPSARGMSAALPHIDLFAPAHTIESLMALEPYLARI; encoded by the coding sequence ATGGCTGCGACTCCGGCTGCGCAACGACTCGAAACATGGGACGACATCGGCCGCGCGATCCGCCGCCGCGTCGCCGGCTTCGTCGCGACCCTGCGCGACAACGGCTTTCGCGTCGGCCTTGCCGAGGCGCGCGACGCGGCGCGTCTGCTCGCGCACCCGACGGTCACACGACCGTCGGACGCAAAGCCGGCGTTGCGGGCGCTGTTCTGTGGCCGGCGATCGGATTGGGATGCGTTCGATGCGCTGTTCGACGCGTTCTGGGCCGGCAGGGGCGTGAAGACCCGTGTCGCGGTGTCGGGTTCGAGCGCGATGGTAAGCCAGCGAACCATCAAGTCCATGCAGGACGCGCGGGCCGGGGCAGGGATGGCTGGTCCGGCGATGGACGTCGAACGGGGCGCCGAGGGCCCGGAGACGGAAGCCGACCCGTCCGGTCGACGCGAGGGCGCGAGCCTGTTCGAGGCGCTCGCACGCACCGACTTTCGCCACATCGCCGATCCGGAGGCGCTCGCCGAGGCGCATGCGCTCGCGGCGCGGCTCGCGCGGCGGATGCGCGCCCGGCTGACGCGCCGGGACAAGGCCGCGCGCCATGGGGCCCGGCTCGATCTGCGCCGCACGATCCGGGCGAGCGTCGCGACCGGCGGCACGCCGATCGCGCTCGTGCGCCGGCGCCCGCGTTCGCGCCCGCTGCGGCTCGTGGTGCTGGTCGACGCCTCCGGCTCGATGAGCCTCTACACGGGCGTGTTGCTGCGCTTCGTCCACGGCGTGCTCGACCATTTCCGCGAGGCGGAAGCGTTCCTGTTCCACACGCGGCTCGTCCATGTCTCGGATGCGTTAAAGGAGAAGGACGCAGGCCGCGCGCTCGATCGCCTCGGGTTGATGGCCGAAGGCGTCGGCGGCGGCACGCGGATCGGCGACAGCCTCGCGACCTTCAACCGACACCACGCCGCGCGCGTCATTCACTCGCGCACCTGCGTGATGATCCTGTCCGACGGCTACGACACCGGCGAGCCTGAACGGCTCGGCGCCGAGATGGCGGCGCTCGGTCGCCGCTGCCGGCGCATCGTCTGGCTCAATCCGCTGCTCGGATGGGAGGGCTACGAGCCCTCGGCCCGCGGGATGTCGGCCGCGCTGCCGCACATCGACCTGTTCGCGCCCGCCCACACGATCGAGAGCCTGATGGCGCTCGAACCCTATCTCGCGCGCATCTGA
- a CDS encoding XdhC/CoxI family protein, which produces MQPRTDVIDLAATLKARNEAFCLATVVRTVSVTAAKAGAKAVIRPDGTISEGWIGGGCARAAVVKAAREALGDGQPRLVSVMPKDILAELGLKPGEERDGIRFARNMCPSRGTLDVFVEPMLPRPELVVLGASPVAVALSDLAARFGYRVAVSAPADDLALHGEADERIEGHALPAVATGHRFVVVSTQGRGDEAALKAALQGEADHVAFVGSRRKMAALRESLAEAGVALDRLDRVKAPAGLDLGAITPEEIALSILAEILSLRRAGQRVPHEI; this is translated from the coding sequence ATGCAACCTCGGACCGACGTCATCGACCTCGCCGCGACGCTGAAGGCGCGCAACGAGGCCTTCTGCCTCGCGACCGTGGTGCGCACGGTCTCGGTCACGGCCGCCAAGGCCGGCGCCAAGGCGGTGATCCGGCCCGACGGCACGATCTCCGAGGGCTGGATCGGCGGCGGCTGCGCCCGGGCGGCGGTGGTCAAGGCCGCGCGCGAGGCGCTCGGCGACGGCCAGCCGCGGCTGGTCTCGGTCATGCCGAAGGACATTCTCGCCGAACTCGGTCTAAAGCCCGGCGAGGAGCGCGACGGTATCCGCTTCGCCCGCAACATGTGCCCGAGCCGTGGCACGCTGGATGTCTTTGTCGAACCGATGCTGCCCAGGCCCGAGCTGGTCGTGCTCGGTGCGAGCCCGGTCGCGGTCGCGCTTTCGGATCTCGCAGCGCGCTTCGGCTATCGGGTCGCGGTTTCCGCGCCCGCCGACGATCTCGCGCTCCATGGCGAGGCCGACGAGCGCATCGAGGGCCATGCCCTGCCCGCCGTCGCGACCGGTCATCGGTTCGTGGTCGTCTCCACCCAGGGGCGCGGCGACGAGGCGGCGCTGAAGGCGGCGCTTCAGGGCGAGGCCGATCATGTCGCCTTCGTCGGCAGCCGCCGGAAGATGGCGGCGCTGCGCGAGAGCCTCGCCGAGGCGGGCGTCGCCCTCGACCGGCTCGACCGGGTCAAGGCGCCGGCCGGGCTCGACCTCGGCGCGATCACGCCCGAGGAAATTGCGCTCTCCATCCTCGCCGAAATCCTGTCGCTGCGCCGTGCCGGCCAGCGCGTGCCCCACGAGATATGA
- a CDS encoding oligosaccharide flippase family protein gives MTSNLLKLAKRHRRTAAQAAMVLLRLGNAGAKFALTIYMARYLGLADVGAYGLIVGLVTGLPVILSFGIHDWTSRLVVGLDRSAAIPIATTRLATTFAIELAVQALLWAGAMWFGPPIGATTAMLIAAILLLEHLSLDAFSLQIGRGQAVAANILFFIRSGLWPLIAILWGLIDPGARSLDTVLLCWVGGLSLSWIAIAILAVTRGWWRFAGFDRDYLRRAFVGGVPFWIADIGVVGNLYLDRFLVSYFLGMEAVGIYTFFWSYTNVVHTLAVNGIMLPQMPALVSAARTGDTALIGKERRRIALETARWGIGLALAAGLVMPALLPLMGRPILAASLPVFALIMLGTLARMTSEGLGFVLISQHRDQAIATTAIGAVIASAALNSALIPLLGLYGAAAAYVMVGLGLTLARRRIAAKAD, from the coding sequence ATGACGTCGAACCTGCTGAAGCTCGCAAAGAGACACCGTCGGACAGCGGCCCAGGCGGCGATGGTCCTGCTGCGGCTCGGCAATGCCGGCGCCAAGTTCGCTCTGACGATCTACATGGCGCGTTACCTCGGCCTCGCCGATGTCGGCGCCTACGGTCTCATCGTGGGCCTGGTGACCGGTCTGCCGGTCATCCTGAGCTTCGGCATCCACGACTGGACCTCACGCCTGGTGGTCGGTCTCGACCGATCCGCTGCGATCCCGATCGCCACAACCAGGCTCGCCACGACCTTCGCGATCGAACTCGCCGTTCAGGCCCTGCTCTGGGCGGGCGCAATGTGGTTCGGCCCCCCGATCGGGGCGACGACAGCCATGCTGATCGCCGCCATCCTTCTGCTGGAACATCTCTCGCTCGATGCGTTCTCGCTGCAGATCGGACGCGGTCAGGCGGTCGCGGCGAACATCCTGTTTTTCATCCGCTCGGGCCTGTGGCCCCTGATCGCCATCCTCTGGGGCCTCATCGATCCCGGCGCCCGCAGCCTCGATACCGTCCTGCTATGCTGGGTCGGCGGTCTGTCGCTCAGCTGGATCGCGATCGCGATCCTCGCCGTGACCCGTGGATGGTGGCGGTTCGCCGGCTTCGATCGCGATTATCTGCGCCGCGCCTTCGTCGGTGGCGTGCCGTTCTGGATCGCCGACATCGGCGTGGTCGGCAACCTCTACCTCGACCGCTTTCTCGTCTCCTATTTCCTCGGCATGGAGGCGGTCGGCATCTACACGTTCTTCTGGTCCTACACCAACGTCGTGCACACGCTGGCGGTCAACGGCATCATGCTGCCGCAGATGCCAGCGCTCGTGAGCGCGGCACGCACCGGCGACACGGCCCTCATCGGCAAGGAGCGGCGACGGATCGCGCTGGAGACCGCCCGCTGGGGGATCGGCCTCGCACTCGCGGCCGGTCTGGTCATGCCCGCGCTGCTGCCGTTGATGGGGCGCCCGATCCTGGCAGCCTCGCTGCCGGTCTTCGCACTGATCATGCTCGGCACGCTCGCGCGGATGACGTCCGAGGGCCTCGGCTTCGTGCTGATCTCGCAGCACCGCGACCAGGCGATCGCCACGACGGCGATCGGTGCCGTGATCGCCTCGGCGGCATTGAACAGCGCATTGATCCCGCTGCTCGGGCTTTATGGCGCCGCCGCGGCCTACGTCATGGTCGGCCTCGGCCTCACACTCGCGAGACGCCGGATCGCCGCGAAGGCCGATTGA
- a CDS encoding glycosyltransferase family 1 protein, which yields MIVCNGRCLSQATTGIQRYTGEIARRIPDMAVIGPARPAGQARGILWEQTVLPLRARDRLIWSPSNTAPLIARAPLVVTLHDLAMLEGPDADAAPGWTRFYRWFIPRMLKRVDAVLTVSEYSRRAIIERFDLAPDRILATPLGVDHDRFRPAEPEALDRFCTAHTLTPGYVLSVGSGSARKNLRGLIEAWAAIAPRIDDRIELVIAGDAAAYGRAFDGSEIPPLPPRSRLVGRIEDAELPLLMAGAGVFAFPSFAEGFGLPPLEAMACGTPAIVSDVTSLPEVVGDAALLVDPHDTSALGDALVRLLSDSELRAHLRAAGLERARRFDWDETARLTHAFLKRFA from the coding sequence ATGATCGTCTGCAACGGAAGATGCCTGTCCCAGGCGACAACCGGGATCCAGCGCTACACCGGTGAGATCGCCCGGCGCATTCCCGACATGGCCGTCATCGGCCCTGCGCGCCCGGCCGGACAGGCGCGCGGCATCCTGTGGGAGCAGACCGTGCTGCCCTTGCGCGCGCGTGACCGGCTGATCTGGAGCCCATCGAACACGGCGCCGCTCATCGCCCGTGCCCCCCTCGTCGTGACGTTGCACGACCTCGCCATGCTCGAAGGACCCGATGCCGACGCGGCGCCGGGCTGGACCCGGTTCTATCGCTGGTTCATCCCCCGCATGTTGAAGCGTGTCGATGCTGTCCTGACCGTGTCCGAGTATTCGCGTCGTGCCATCATCGAGCGTTTCGATCTTGCACCCGACCGCATCCTCGCGACGCCGCTCGGCGTCGATCACGATCGCTTCCGTCCCGCCGAGCCCGAGGCACTCGATCGCTTCTGCACGGCGCATACACTCACCCCCGGCTATGTGCTGTCGGTCGGCTCCGGCTCGGCGCGCAAGAATCTCCGCGGGCTGATCGAGGCCTGGGCCGCGATCGCTCCGCGGATCGACGATCGGATCGAGCTGGTGATCGCCGGCGATGCGGCCGCCTACGGCCGTGCATTCGACGGCTCCGAAATCCCGCCACTGCCACCCCGGTCGCGTCTTGTCGGCCGGATCGAGGACGCCGAACTGCCGCTGTTGATGGCCGGAGCCGGCGTCTTTGCCTTCCCGTCGTTCGCCGAAGGGTTCGGCCTTCCGCCGCTCGAGGCCATGGCCTGCGGCACACCGGCGATCGTCTCGGACGTGACCAGCCTGCCCGAAGTGGTCGGCGACGCAGCGCTGCTCGTCGATCCGCACGACACGTCGGCGCTCGGCGATGCACTGGTGCGCCTGCTCTCCGATAGCGAGCTCCGCGCGCATCTGCGCGCCGCCGGGCTCGAGCGCGCCCGCCGGTTCGACTGGGACGAGACGGCGCGCCTTACCCACGCCTTTCTGAAGCGCTTCGCGTGA
- a CDS encoding glycosyltransferase family 1 protein, with product MAPHLQPRRSHEATTGFSGRGRHGGSQLDSDLIDLGSVISRTSKPAETRKSRREADRATGASLPERTRMTIVCNARVLDTPMTGIQRYTHEILARMPGIETIRPGHSAAGVMGHLWEQAVLPMRIGRRLLWSPCNTGPIAVRRQVVTVHDIAPFDVPAGFSASFRALYHLVLPTLLSRVEAIITVSQFTRARLIERFGLDEARIHVTHLAVDHERFHLQDPAAIEEMRARLGLPRRYLLFVGALSARKNVTGLLRAWSRAQAQIDEDVELVIAGGAGPARVLSGTTLDQLPPRTRILGRVGDADLPLLYAGAALLTYPSLYEGFGLPVLEAMASGTPVLTSRGTSLPEVAGDAALLVDPSDLDDIADALIGFFSDPARAAGLRQAGLARAADFNWEKTAIATRGVLQSCT from the coding sequence ATGGCACCACACCTTCAGCCACGTCGCAGCCATGAAGCCACGACCGGTTTCTCGGGCCGAGGCCGACATGGAGGCAGCCAACTCGATTCAGATCTTATTGATCTCGGGTCCGTAATCTCTCGAACGTCAAAACCGGCGGAAACCCGCAAGAGCCGCCGGGAAGCCGATCGCGCGACCGGGGCATCGCTCCCCGAGAGGACGAGGATGACCATAGTCTGCAATGCCCGCGTCCTCGACACGCCGATGACCGGCATCCAGCGGTATACACATGAGATCCTCGCGCGGATGCCCGGGATCGAAACAATCCGGCCGGGCCATTCGGCGGCCGGTGTCATGGGCCACCTGTGGGAACAGGCGGTCCTGCCGATGCGGATCGGCCGCCGACTGCTCTGGAGCCCCTGCAACACCGGCCCGATCGCGGTGCGGCGGCAGGTCGTGACCGTCCACGACATCGCTCCGTTCGATGTGCCGGCCGGCTTTTCGGCCTCGTTTCGCGCGCTCTACCATCTCGTCCTCCCGACCCTGCTCTCCCGTGTCGAGGCGATCATCACCGTCTCGCAGTTCACCCGCGCCCGTCTGATCGAGCGCTTCGGCCTTGACGAAGCCCGCATTCACGTCACCCACCTCGCAGTCGACCACGAGCGCTTTCATCTGCAAGACCCTGCCGCGATCGAGGAGATGCGCGCGCGGCTCGGCTTGCCGCGTCGCTATCTGCTGTTCGTCGGCGCACTCTCCGCGCGCAAGAACGTCACCGGTCTCCTCCGGGCCTGGTCTCGAGCTCAGGCACAGATCGACGAGGACGTCGAACTGGTCATCGCCGGCGGTGCGGGTCCGGCGCGGGTCTTGAGCGGAACCACGCTCGATCAGTTGCCGCCGCGCACAAGGATCCTCGGCCGGGTCGGCGATGCCGATCTGCCGTTGCTCTATGCCGGTGCGGCGCTGCTGACCTATCCGTCGCTCTATGAGGGTTTCGGCCTTCCGGTACTGGAAGCCATGGCCTCCGGCACGCCCGTGCTGACCAGCCGGGGCACCAGCCTGCCGGAAGTGGCCGGCGATGCCGCCCTGCTCGTCGATCCGAGCGACCTCGACGACATCGCCGACGCACTGATCGGCTTCTTTTCCGATCCGGCGCGCGCCGCCGGACTGCGCCAGGCCGGGCTCGCACGTGCCGCGGACTTCAACTGGGAGAAGACCGCGATCGCGACCCGTGGGGTCCTGCAGTCCTGCACCTGA
- a CDS encoding methyl-accepting chemotaxis protein has translation MSAAVQTNRGVFRSIGAKIFAGVAALAVLAGVVGAVGYRGLDTLGDLVDQTASASAVMSGFNDASGAVAAFVLAPEDKFIARGLAALDAATAASDRIVEADTRDRIKRQIDDFRSTFADLRKASSVIAAAATEMTTTGDELVKTANATETESFQKVETVDREVAAIQLDLGQIRSVSLAASKLQAAIYEARTALIAYARQPDPILVSKAQATVIIAKPDLEMLVKMAGWPATQKHVQRISERYEALEKKLQITDAFDETVATDAIDDANVLTRTVTTLLTTLNLLATTNDEILRERADERSKVRVTAGSVRSFGDSAKIAVAGADKFRLDPSEANAEAVRAAIKRADGFGKMLERIGLAQLREGLGKLGAAFDRMVAAKRDLDGSIGRALERSTAASQAIAAIVRDQQATARDERGTNAMIVIGTGLAALGFVVVIALFMARKVAAPIRGITAAMQRLARGETALDLDARDRTDEIGDMIAAVSVFRDNAIERQRLARDQAEKDEQERRRQAKIEELIRSFRAEMSTVLEVVSQSADRMQSTADQLNAGASGASDQARSASSSSRDATASVQTVATAAEELSASIGEIGQQARGALDLVEATSGNASSTAARSAVLVEAATKIGDVVSLIRSIAGQTNLLALNATIEAARAGEAGKGFAVVANEVKALANQTSRATDDIVAQIDQIQAATRTVVDAIEGITQGIGDVKTYTTSIAAAVEEQGAATADIARSVVRAADGTGHATESVDQLARSVEETTHSATSVLQVSRELNSQAQRVRAILDDFLQGVAAA, from the coding sequence ATGTCTGCCGCCGTCCAAACCAACCGAGGTGTGTTTCGTTCGATCGGCGCCAAGATCTTCGCCGGGGTGGCCGCACTCGCGGTGCTGGCCGGCGTCGTCGGCGCCGTCGGCTATCGCGGCCTCGATACGCTCGGCGATCTCGTCGACCAGACGGCTTCGGCCTCGGCGGTAATGTCGGGCTTCAATGACGCGAGCGGGGCCGTGGCGGCCTTCGTGCTCGCGCCGGAGGACAAGTTCATCGCGCGCGGCCTCGCGGCGCTCGACGCGGCGACGGCCGCGTCCGACCGGATCGTCGAGGCGGACACCCGCGACAGGATCAAGCGCCAGATCGACGATTTCCGCAGCACCTTCGCCGATCTCCGGAAAGCGTCATCGGTGATCGCGGCGGCGGCGACCGAGATGACGACCACCGGAGACGAACTGGTCAAGACGGCGAATGCCACCGAGACCGAGAGCTTCCAGAAGGTCGAGACCGTTGATCGCGAGGTCGCCGCGATCCAGCTCGATCTCGGTCAGATCCGCTCGGTGAGCCTGGCGGCGAGCAAGCTGCAGGCGGCGATCTACGAGGCGCGGACCGCGCTCATCGCCTATGCGCGCCAGCCCGACCCGATCCTGGTCTCGAAGGCGCAGGCGACCGTGATCATCGCCAAGCCGGATCTCGAGATGCTGGTCAAGATGGCCGGCTGGCCGGCGACGCAGAAGCACGTGCAGCGCATTTCCGAGCGCTACGAGGCACTCGAAAAGAAGCTTCAAATTACCGACGCCTTCGACGAGACGGTCGCGACCGACGCGATCGACGACGCCAATGTGCTGACCCGCACGGTGACGACGCTGCTCACCACGCTGAACCTGCTCGCGACCACCAACGACGAGATCCTGCGCGAGCGTGCCGACGAGCGCTCGAAGGTGCGCGTCACGGCCGGTTCGGTGCGCAGCTTCGGCGACAGCGCGAAGATCGCGGTCGCCGGCGCGGACAAGTTCCGGCTCGATCCGTCGGAGGCCAATGCCGAGGCGGTGCGCGCGGCGATCAAGCGCGCCGACGGCTTCGGCAAGATGCTGGAGCGGATCGGCCTGGCCCAGCTGCGCGAAGGGCTCGGCAAGCTCGGCGCTGCCTTCGACCGGATGGTGGCGGCGAAGCGCGACCTCGACGGCTCGATCGGCCGGGCGCTCGAGCGTTCGACCGCAGCCAGCCAGGCCATCGCGGCAATCGTGCGCGACCAGCAGGCAACGGCGCGCGACGAGCGCGGTACCAACGCCATGATCGTGATCGGCACGGGGCTCGCCGCGCTCGGCTTCGTCGTGGTGATCGCGCTGTTCATGGCGCGCAAGGTCGCGGCGCCGATCCGCGGCATCACGGCGGCGATGCAGCGGCTCGCGCGTGGCGAGACCGCGCTCGATCTCGATGCCCGCGACCGCACCGACGAGATCGGCGACATGATCGCCGCGGTCTCCGTGTTCCGCGACAATGCGATCGAACGCCAGCGCCTCGCGCGGGACCAGGCCGAGAAGGACGAGCAGGAGCGGCGCCGGCAGGCGAAGATCGAAGAGCTGATCCGCAGCTTCCGGGCCGAGATGTCGACCGTGCTCGAGGTCGTGTCGCAGAGCGCCGATCGCATGCAGTCGACCGCCGACCAGCTCAATGCCGGCGCCTCGGGCGCCTCGGATCAGGCGCGCAGCGCCTCGTCCTCGTCGCGCGATGCGACCGCCTCGGTGCAGACCGTCGCGACGGCGGCCGAGGAACTCTCCGCTTCGATCGGCGAGATCGGCCAGCAGGCGCGCGGTGCCCTTGACCTCGTGGAGGCGACCTCCGGCAACGCCTCGTCGACCGCCGCGCGCTCGGCCGTTCTGGTCGAGGCCGCGACCAAGATCGGCGATGTCGTGTCGCTGATCCGCTCGATCGCCGGCCAGACCAATCTGCTCGCGCTCAATGCCACGATCGAGGCGGCGCGCGCCGGCGAGGCGGGCAAGGGTTTCGCGGTGGTGGCGAACGAGGTCAAGGCGCTCGCCAACCAGACCTCGCGGGCGACCGACGACATCGTCGCGCAGATCGACCAGATCCAGGCGGCGACGCGCACCGTGGTCGACGCGATCGAAGGCATCACTCAGGGCATCGGCGACGTGAAGACCTATACGACCTCGATCGCCGCAGCGGTCGAGGAGCAGGGGGCGGCGACGGCCGACATCGCGCGCAGCGTGGTGCGGGCGGCCGACGGCACCGGCCATGCGACCGAGTCGGTCGATCAGCTGGCGCGGTCGGTCGAGGAGACCACCCACTCGGCAACCAGCGTGCTGCAGGTCTCGCGCGAGCTCAACAGCCAGGCCCAGCGCGTCCGCGCGATCCTCGACGACTTCCTGCAGGGTGTCGCGGCCGCCTGA
- a CDS encoding acyl-CoA thioesterase, whose protein sequence is MSAHPTTDPIVDPEAQFGAPVIRTIAMPADTNPAGDIFGGWLMANMDLAAGNVATRRARGRAATVAVEGMSFHRPVLVGDEVSFYGAIVGEGRTSMRIRIEAWRRAREETETAKVTEAVFTFVAIDLDRKPRPLPPAGG, encoded by the coding sequence ATGTCCGCCCACCCGACCACCGATCCGATCGTCGATCCGGAAGCCCAGTTCGGCGCGCCGGTGATCCGCACCATCGCCATGCCCGCCGACACCAACCCGGCCGGCGACATCTTCGGCGGCTGGCTCATGGCCAACATGGACCTCGCCGCCGGCAATGTCGCGACGCGCCGCGCGCGCGGCCGCGCCGCCACCGTCGCGGTCGAGGGCATGAGCTTCCACAGGCCGGTTCTGGTCGGTGACGAAGTCAGTTTCTATGGCGCGATCGTCGGCGAGGGCCGCACCTCGATGCGCATCCGCATCGAGGCCTGGCGCCGCGCCCGCGAGGAAACCGAGACCGCGAAGGTCACCGAGGCGGTATTCACCTTCGTGGCGATCGACCTCGACCGCAAGCCGCGGCCCCTGCCGCCGGCTGGCGGCTGA